The proteins below come from a single Halobacillus salinarum genomic window:
- a CDS encoding phasin family protein produces MSELLKKGFYLGLGAAVSGKEKFEKMVNDMVSKGEMTPSQAKSIINTWISKGESVDKDWNGQAKSKLQNRMKSLGFVTREEYETLEARIEKLENRP; encoded by the coding sequence ATGAGTGAACTGTTGAAGAAAGGGTTCTATTTAGGTCTTGGTGCGGCTGTGAGCGGTAAAGAAAAGTTTGAAAAGATGGTCAATGATATGGTTTCAAAAGGGGAGATGACTCCTTCACAAGCTAAGTCCATTATTAACACGTGGATCTCCAAAGGAGAGAGTGTTGACAAGGATTGGAACGGCCAGGCGAAATCGAAGCTGCAAAACCGGATGAAATCGTTAGGTTTTGTCACGAGGGAAGAATATGAAACGCTGGAAGCAAGAATTGAAAAACTGGAAAATCGACCGTGA